The sequence TGCCGTTATCGGCGCGGGTGATATAAGCGGCCCGGTGGATGTCGTGATTCAGGACGGCCGCATAGCGTCCATCGGACGTGGGCTCGTCGCCCCGGAAGGAGCGAAACTGATCAATGGGCGAGGGCAACTCCTGGCTCCAGGGCTGGTGAATGCCCACTGGCACTCGCCAATGCAAGTGGAACCCGGCACCGCTGACCGCCTGGACCACCAGCGTGTCATGTGGCTTAACCAGGCGAATACGGCTCGCCGGACGTCGGATGAGATCTACGCCAGCGCTCTGCTTGGCTGCCTCCAGATGCTGCGTTCGGGTACCACGGCGGTGATGGACCACTTCCCCGAGCAGCAGTTTGGTGTCGAAGATGTGGCGGCTGTGGTGCGCGCTTATGAGGATTGCGGTATGCGCGCTGTTGTAGCGCTGCGGATATTCGATGGCGAGTACTCGGATATCATGCCCCAGGGATCCGCCGCTACTCCCGAACTGCTGTCCGCTATCGACAAGTCCAATCCGCTGCGCCCACGTCCACTCGAAGAGACTCTGGATGTCTGCCGTGAGTCGATCACCCGTTTTGATCGGCACCAGGACCGCATACGTGTGTTCACGGCTCCATCCAACCCTGTTCGCTGTTCGGACGCGCTGCTTGTCGCATGTCAGGAGTTAGCGCAGGCACACGATGGTGGTGTGCATTGCCATCTTCTCGAGACGCAAGCACAGGTCGACATTGCCAGGCGACTCTATGGCCGTTCAGTGGTCGAGCACCTGGTGGATCTCGGCTGTATGGATCAGCGTTGGAGCTGCGCCCACTGCAATTGGGTGACCGTGAATGATATGGCGCTGATGGGAGCCCGCGGCGCGATTGCCGTTCTGAATCCGGAAAGTAACCTGAAAATCGGCTCCGGCATACCGCCTGTCCCGGACCTGCTCGCTAACGGCGTGGTCTGTGCGCTCGGTACCGATGGCGTCATCACGAACGATAATCTGATTCTGCAGGAAGCGATGCAGCTTACAGCGATGCTCCATCGAGCTGGTGAGGCCGACCGCGGTCGCTGGACCACGGTTGAGCAGGTCATCGATATGGCCACCGTCGGCGGCGCCAAGGCCATGCTGGAGCCGGAACTCGGTAGAATTGCCCCGGGGCAGCGCGCAGATCTGGTTCTTTATGATCTGTCTGCGCCGTGGTGGATACCGCTCAATTCCCCCGAGCAACAATTCGTGTTCGGTGAGAGGGGCAGCTCCGTCCGCACAGCGATCGTTGACGGCCGCGTCGTACTGGATGAGGACGGGGTCGTTGGCGTGGACGAGGCCGCTGTGCTTGAGGAAGCGCGGGCGATCCTCGGTGCATCGCAACGACGGAACAGCGACATACTCGAAATCGCAGATCGCTTCGCCTGACCAACTTTCTTCCTCTCTCATTGCCATGTCATGGAGCTACCGGCTCGCCCTGCAGGGCGAGCCGGTTTTAGTCGACTCAATCGATCCCTCCACACCGAATTGCCGTGCTCAGCTGTGCACCGATGAGAGGCGCTAGTCCATGACTGCGCGCCTTTGCGGTGCGCTTTTCGACTTGGTGAGAGCGGAAGCAGGAGGTCGGGATACCCACGCAGATGGCGAAGGGCAAGGCACCCGGACGGGTTTTATGCGACCTGGATTTGCATGGCATCTTGCTTGCATTACTGCAGATACATTCTGGTAACCGGGGTTTTGGCCATGGCGCAGGGAACGATGTCGAAGCACTTGCCGCTTATCATGTTCACCGCTGTCTTTCTCGTCTGCTTCGCAATGCCGGCACAGGCGATGCGAATCACCTTCGCGCATCCCGCGCCCACCTCTGACCCTGCCCATCAGGCAATCGAGTGGTTTGCCGAGGCCATCCACGAGCGGTCGGATGGAGAGATAACGGTCACAATCTATCCCAACGGTCAGCTTGGTGAGCAGCGCGAGTTCATACAGAGCATGCAGTCCGGTGGCATCAATATGGCCTTCGTTGCCGCGACTCACCTGACCAACTTTTCTCAGGACTTTGCGGTGCTCGACCTGCCATTCCTGGTGACCGATCAAGCCGATGTACCGGGGCTGCTTGAAGGCCCCGTTGGCGAGGCGCTCTTCGAGCAACTTGAGGAAATCAACCTCGTTGGAGTTGGCTTCTCGGAAGCCAGCTTTCGCGGCGTCATGATGCGGCGTCCGCTTGACGCCAATCATTCGCTGGCGGGCCAGACCATGCGCGTGCCTAACAGTGATGCCTATATTCAACTGTTTCGCAGCCTTGACGCGCGGCCCACACCACTCGCCTTTGGTGAGCTCTATTCCGCCTTGCAGCAGGGTGTGGTCGATGGTGCAGAGACCCTGGTGTCAGCCTACGTGACGTACGACTTCCACGAGGTGGCCCCGCATTTCTATTTCTCCAATCACACGCTTGGCGCGGGCATCTTTCTTGCCAGCCCTGCTTTCGTGGATGGCCTGTCCGACGAGCACCGGCAACTGGTGCTGGAAACGGGACGAGAGGCTGCTTTCAGGCACCGTGAGATCGAGGCAGAGACTGCGGCTGCGCTCATGCCGGAGGCCGAAGCCGCAGGCGCCACGTTCTCGGAGTTCACGCTGCCTGATGGCATTGATGAAAAGCTGGAAGAACTGTACGCCGGCTTTATCGCGGAATTCTCGCCTCCTGTGCAGGACGCAATCACCGAGTTCCTGGAGCGCTGAGCTTAACCGTTTCAAAGCGCTTCATGTGGGTCCCGATTCTTCTGACGATTCGATGGAGGTAGTCCCATGGATAGCCAGTTCTTCCGCACCATGCGCCGTGCCGTTGTCACCGCAGGCCTGTTGTCCACCGGCGTGGTACTTCAGGCCCAGGCCACCAATATCACTTTCGCCCATCCCGCGCCGACGTCCGATCCCTCCCACGAGGCGATCGAATGGTTCGCTGAGACAATAGAGGAGCGCTCGGATGGCGAGATCACGGTGACTATCTATCCCAATGGACAGTTGGGCGAGCAGCGTGAATTCATCCAGGGCATGCAGTCCGGTGGCATCAACATGGCCTTCGTTGCGGCGACGCATCTCACCAATTTCTCTCGGGATTTTGCAGTGCTTGATCTGCCGTTCCTTGTGACCGAACAGGAGGAGGTGTCCGACCTGCTGGAAGGTCCGCTGGGAGAAGCCCTTTTCGCCCAGCTGGAGCAGATCAATCTCGTTGGCGTCGGGTTCTCAGAGGCGAGCTTCCGCGGCATCATGATGCGTCGGCCGCTGGATGAGGACCAATCGTTGTCTGGCAAGACAATGCGCGTTCCCAACAGCGAAGCCTATATCCAACTCTTCCGTGCCCTCGGCTCCCGGCCGACACCGGTGGCCTTCGGGGAACTTTACTCAGCACTGCAGCAGGGTGTTGTCGACGGGGCGGAGAATCTCGTTTCCGCTTACGTGACCTATGACTTCCACGAGGTCGCGCCGCACTTCTATTTCTCGAACCACACTCTGGGCGCCGGTATTTTCCTGGCCAGTCCCACATTTCTGGAATCCCTGTCCGATGAGCATCGTGAACTGGTCATGGAGACGGGAAG is a genomic window of Natronocella acetinitrilica containing:
- a CDS encoding amidohydrolase family protein, with translation MQVEPGTADRLDHQRVMWLNQANTARRTSDEIYASALLGCLQMLRSGTTAVMDHFPEQQFGVEDVAAVVRAYEDCGMRAVVALRIFDGEYSDIMPQGSAATPELLSAIDKSNPLRPRPLEETLDVCRESITRFDRHQDRIRVFTAPSNPVRCSDALLVACQELAQAHDGGVHCHLLETQAQVDIARRLYGRSVVEHLVDLGCMDQRWSCAHCNWVTVNDMALMGARGAIAVLNPESNLKIGSGIPPVPDLLANGVVCALGTDGVITNDNLILQEAMQLTAMLHRAGEADRGRWTTVEQVIDMATVGGAKAMLEPELGRIAPGQRADLVLYDLSAPWWIPLNSPEQQFVFGERGSSVRTAIVDGRVVLDEDGVVGVDEAAVLEEARAILGASQRRNSDILEIADRFA
- a CDS encoding TRAP transporter substrate-binding protein, which gives rise to MAQGTMSKHLPLIMFTAVFLVCFAMPAQAMRITFAHPAPTSDPAHQAIEWFAEAIHERSDGEITVTIYPNGQLGEQREFIQSMQSGGINMAFVAATHLTNFSQDFAVLDLPFLVTDQADVPGLLEGPVGEALFEQLEEINLVGVGFSEASFRGVMMRRPLDANHSLAGQTMRVPNSDAYIQLFRSLDARPTPLAFGELYSALQQGVVDGAETLVSAYVTYDFHEVAPHFYFSNHTLGAGIFLASPAFVDGLSDEHRQLVLETGREAAFRHREIEAETAAALMPEAEAAGATFSEFTLPDGIDEKLEELYAGFIAEFSPPVQDAITEFLER
- a CDS encoding TRAP transporter substrate-binding protein, giving the protein MDSQFFRTMRRAVVTAGLLSTGVVLQAQATNITFAHPAPTSDPSHEAIEWFAETIEERSDGEITVTIYPNGQLGEQREFIQGMQSGGINMAFVAATHLTNFSRDFAVLDLPFLVTEQEEVSDLLEGPLGEALFAQLEQINLVGVGFSEASFRGIMMRRPLDEDQSLSGKTMRVPNSEAYIQLFRALGSRPTPVAFGELYSALQQGVVDGAENLVSAYVTYDFHEVAPHFYFSNHTLGAGIFLASPTFLESLSDEHRELVMETGREAAFLHREIEAATAAALMPDAEATGATFSDFSVPESANEGLEALYEAFMAEFSPEVREALNAFLER